The stretch of DNA TGTTTCCACTTTATATTGTGGTAATTGGCTTTGTTATACGTGTAGGTAACTTTAAATTAAATGAAATGATGACAGTGCTCATATATGGGTGTAAACCAAAATCAACTTGAAGTCCATTTCCCAAAGAGATGGATCACGTCCTCGTTTTCCTTGTAAATTTCCGAATGGAAAACTAGTTTTTCTTCCGAAAAAACCCACGAACACGAGGGTTTTGCCCCCGTCGACCCACGGTCGCCATTGGCCACTCTGCTCCGCCGCTCCATGCTCCTCCCTAGCCTCCTCCGCGGCGCCCACCTGCTGCGGCCGTGCCACCCTCCCCGCCGCCACCTCTCCCGCCTCCTAGACCGCTACGGCTTCGTGCCGCCGGCCTCCCTGACCCCCACCGCGAAAGAGATCTCCCACGGCACAGGCGCCGCCGCCGACCAGAAGCGTCGGACCAAGAAGCCCCCCTACCGGCCGCCCTCTTCGCTGGACCGCGGAGACCGCCCGGCCTCCCACTCCGACCTCCCCTTCGATTTCCGCTTCAGCTACACGGAGAGCTCCCCGGACGCCAAGCCCATCGGGCTCCGCGAGCCCAAGTACTCCCCTTTCGGCCCCGGTCGCCTCGACCGCCCCTGGACCGGCCTCTGCGCGCCCGCCGTCGACACCACGCTCCGGAGCGTCGACGCCGAGGACCCCGCCCCCGCCGCCGAGAAGGACCTGGAGGAGGCCCGGCGGCGCGAGCGAGAGCGCGTGCTCGGCGAGCCGCTCACCCCCGCGGAGCGCTCCTTCTTGGTCGACAAATGCCAGAAGAACCGCACCAAGCGGCAGATCAATCTCGGTAATTTGGTCTCGGGTTGTTCGAACAATACTAGTAATGAATTAATTGTGCATTTGGAGCTGCGATACAGATAATGACAGCTGATGTTTCTCTAGGGAGAGATGGGCTCACTCATAACATGCTGAATGACATTCACAACCACTGGAAGCATGGCGAGGGGGTCAGGGTGAAATGCCTTGGTGTGCCGACGGTTGATATGCAAAATGTGTGCCGTGAGCTCGAGGTATCTCTAAGAACATGAACACTGCCACTTTACATCCATGGAGTTTATCAAGTACTTTATGGATATCTTCGGAGCTCTTATTTGATGTCACTGGTTCTGATATTACTCTCCTGTAGAAGCCTGAGTAATGCTACCTTTTTCCCAGGATAAAACTGGTGGCCTTATCATCCACAGGCATGGTGGCCAGTTAATACTATACAGAGGGAGGCATTATCATCCAAAGAAAAGACCTGTTATTCCGTTGATGTTATGGAAGCCAGCTGAACCGATCTACCCAAGGCTAATTAAAACAACAATAGAAGGGCTGACAGTTCAGGAGACAAAGGAAATGAGGAAGAAGGGCCTACATGCTCCTGTCTTGACAAAGCTTGGTAATCCTTGTCTCCCTTTTTGTTTAGACATAGTATCATATAGATGTATGTGTTTAAAATATGCCTAACTAACCAACCACGTCCATTTCACAGCAAAGAACGGGTATTATGCTAGTCTCGTGTCGATGGTTCGAGATGGTTTTCTGGCCGATGAATTGGTTCGTATAGATTGTAAAGGATTGCCAAAGAGTGATTATCGGAAGATTGGAGTCAAGCTCAGGGTGAGTTTCTCATATAGCCTTATATACACCAAAATAAGTAGTAAGAATGTTTATTTGATCTGAAGATGACCTGTAACAGGATGCATTTCTCTCTCCTCCTTTTTTGGTGTAGGACCTTGTTCCTTGTGTTCTTGTGTCTTTTGACAAGGAGCAAATTATTGTTTGGAGGGGGAAAGACCATGATGAAAGCATACAGGATAATATGCACAAGGCATTCCCTTCAGTTCTTCAATTAGAGAGTGCAGCAGGAGAGAATGAACAGGAAGAAGCATCAAGTGAGAGTGTAGCAGGAGAGAATGAACATGGTGAAAAAGAAGAAACATCAGTTGACTGTTCTTCTGATGAGTGGTCTGAGATCAGTAGCTCTGACAATGTGCCAGATGATAAGTAGGACATTTCCAGGGTAGAATATCCTTAGATCGATCTGACATATCCAGAGGACTCAATCTGCCACCAGGTGTTCACAAAGTTGGCATGTCATCCAACACCACCAACTTGTCCATTCTTACCAGTGATGATTATGTTCTATCACTAGTTGCAACCAAATCCAGTAGCCCTGCTTCTGTCCTTCGAAATTCTCCATGGCTAGTTTTTCGTGATTGTACAAGTTTGTTCACTTCCACAGGTTGGCTATAGTTGAGATTCAAATAAAGAAATTGTAGCTTGAGGGTCCAACAGTTAGTACTCACTGGACCATAGTGCCTTTGATCTTATTATACTGACCGCTAATAGAATGAAATAGTGAAACATTGAATATTATACAAACGTCATTTGACTTCCTAGAGCATCATGCAAATTGCAAATTCTAAAGAACATCAATGGAACAATGCTGTCTAGTCTTTTCTGCCTTTTTGCTTTATCCACCACTGCCAATTGAATTGATTGCCTCCCCACTATGATTGGATTGAGCTACGTGGAGGATAGGGTCCAAGTTTTAAGCTTTGACAAGGCTGCGTCTGTTGGAGGCAAGGTATCACAAGAGGCTGCCGCTTTAGCCGTTGCCTCGCCATCAGTTACTAGTCAGCCACCCAGGATCAATCAATTCGGCCAAGGTAAGATGTTGGAGGAAAACAAATTAGACCATAAGGCAGTTTATTGATTAAATTTCTTAAAATCACGCTTTCTTTTTCAAAACTATAAAAAACACTTTAAGAACGTATATTTACTAACCACATTGCGAGTGACAAAAGTGGTCTGGAGAAATATTCTGTCACAGAAGTGTGGTTTTGTGAAATGCACTTTTAGAGGTGTGGTTTCTTGATGCTGTATGACTAAAGAAAGTCTGGTTTTTTGAGAAACTTATTACTCCAGTCTATATACCTATCTGCTCAGTTATAGTTTTCACCTTGGGTGTCTGGCATATTTCAGATGGACCAGTCAAGGTGAGATATTAGAAGAAACTGAACTATTACTCTATGCTTCCAATGGATGGTTCAGCTCCCTCTAATCCTCGCTTTGAGCGGTGCATGCATGTAACCCAATCTGTTCCTTGTCTCTAGGCTTCAGAAGCCGACGCCAGGCAATCAATCAGTCAACCGAAGGTGAGATATTGGAGGAAAACAAGCTGATCGGTGACCACAAATAGTTGGCCATCTGTTTGTTTTCCTCCAACTCTCACTTTCAGTGCCTGACAAGCACCTCTCCAAACAAGAACTGGCTGCATGTGTCATACCCACCTGGGAAGTAGCTGCATGTACTGAATTCTGTCGCAGCTGCATGCCCATTGTGCTGTGTCCTGAATTCTGTTTAAAAGGTGAAAAGGCTTCAGGATCTGTACCATGTACTTACTCTGGTACCAGATTACCAGTGTAACTAACTGTCACATGCAAACTGATCAGGCTTCGGTTCACTCTCCATAGTACCTTGGTCTCAGTTACAAATGATCTGAGGGTTATTAGTAAGGATTCGACTACGACTAACATTGCAATAAAATGGAAGTAATAATGAATAATGTACATAAAGTTTCGCCAGATTCAATCATGATTACTCTAAGAGGGGAAAAGCCCTAAAGGACATTTACTTCAGTTCAGGTTTTGTTTTGTGTAGAGGTTTGAAGTTTCAGAAATTTCATAGAACATCCACGTATCTACAGTTTACAGACGTTGAACAAAGGCAGTGCACTAACCTAGTTCACTCCAATGTGAACTTTTCTTAGCAATTCCCGtgcaaaagaaagaaaataacCTTTTCTTCTCAATTATTATTGTTGCTCACAGCCACACATTTTAGAATATTAGAGCAACTTTAGCACATGTGTCATACCCGCAGCCTCTAAACCCGTTTTGGAGTGTCCCGTAATTTTTTGGAGGCTTTGCAATCTCAGATTCACCCCTCCATAGGTTTTTCTCCCATTTATTTGGATCAACTCAATAAATCTACTTCTAATTGGGGGCAATCAAACGCTGAATAAAATTTGATCAATGCTCAAACAGCATTGTAAATACATAGGTCTTtatattgtactccctccgttccataatacatgacttccatttgtcaaaatataaatgtatctagacatgttttagtatgtagatacatccatttttgaagtcaagtattttggaacggagggagtagtagagTTTGTTGCTTTTTACATATATGTACCACTGTAGCTAATATAtacaggggggggggggggggtgatgtCGATAAACATCATTTTCATACACTACACTACACTATCATACTAGACAGATGTATAGGCAATGTCTAGTGAACTACGGTGACCTTTGGAGTATTTGCGTCTAGTCGGAGTCCAATGACTCGTCTGCAGCTTAGCGTCCTCACGAGAGGCCTCCAGGCGCGGCTGCGTGAATGCATAGTGGAGCTCGAGCTCCTCGATCGTGCTGGTGGTCCGCGGTGTGTCTAACCAACCATGCCCATTTCACAGCAAAGAATGGATATCATGCTAGCTTCGTGCCGATGGTTCAAGATGGTTTTCTGGCTGATAAATTGGTTCGTATAGATTGTAAAGGATTGCCAAAAAGTGATTATCGGAAGATTGGAGTCAAGCTCAGGGTGAGTCTCTCATATAGCCTTATGCCAAAATAGTTAAATGTTTATTTTCCCTGAGGATTACCTGTAACAGAATTCATTTCTCTCTCCTCTTTTGCTGTAGGACATTGTTCCTTGTATTCTTGTGTCTTTTGACAAGGAGCTATTGTTTGGTGGGGGAAAGACCATGATGAAAGCATACAGGATAATGTGCACAAGGCATTCCCTTCAGTTCTTCAATTAGAGAGTGCAGCATTGAATAATGAGAGTGTTGAACAGGAAGAAACATCAAGTGAGAGTGCATCAGGAGAGAATGAGCATGGTGGAAAAGAAGAAACATCAAGTGACTGTTCTTCTGATGAGTGGTCTGAGATCAGTAGCTCTGAGGACGCATATCACACGATTGATGAACTGCCGCCTGGTGTTCACAAAATTGGCATGTACTAGTCACAACCAAAATCAGTAGCCCTGTTTCTGTCATTTGAAACTCTCCATGGCTATTTTTGGTGACTGTACAAGTTTGTTTATTTCCATAGGTTAGCCATATAGTTGAGATTCAAATTAAGCAATTGTAGCTTGAGGGTCCAACAGTCAGTACTCAGTGAATCAGAGTGCCTTTTCTTATCTTATTATACTGATCGCTAGTAGAATGAACACAGTGAAACATTGAATACTATACAAATGCCATTTGACTTCCTAGAGCATCATGCAAATTCTAAAGAACATCGATTGAACAACGCTGTCTACATTTTTCTTGCCTTTTGTTTTATCCACCACTGCCTATTGAATTGACTGCCCTTTGTAGAGTGGAGGATAGACTTCCAAGTTTGAAGCTTTGACAGGGCTGCATCGGTTGGAGGCGAGGGATCACAAGAGGCTGGCGCTTTAGCCTTCGCCTCACCAACAGTTACTAGTCAGCCACTCAGGATCAAGCGCTTCGACCAAGGTAAAATGTTGGAAGAAAACAAACTAGACTATAAGACAGTTTATTGAGTAAATTTCTCAAACCAACGCTTTCAAAAGTATATTGAGTAAATTTCTCAAGACAGTTTATTGAGTAAATTTCTCAAACCAAACTATAAAAAAATCCTACACTTCAAGAAAGTATTTACAACCATATCGCAAGTGACAAAAGTGTGGTCTGGAAATATTCTGTCACATAAGTGTGGTTTTGTGAAATGCACTTTTAGAGGCGTGATTTCTTGATGCTTTGTGACAAAAGAAGTCTGTTTTCGTTTTTTGAGAAATTTATTACTCCAGTCTATATCTAATCTGCCTCAGTTCCAGTTCTCACCTTGGGTGGCGGCAGTGCGTCTCTTGCATATTTCCCGGATGGACCAGTCAAGGTGAGATATTAGAAGAAACTGAACCATCACTCCATGTTTCCAATGGATGGTTCAGCTCCCTCTAATCCTCGCTTTGAGCGGTGCATGCAGGTTTGTAGCTGTTTGTAACCCAATCTGTTCCTTGTCTCTAGGCTGCAGACAGGCAATCAATCAGTCAACCGAAGGTGAGATATTGGAGGAAAACAAGCTGATCGGTGACCATGATTAGTTGGCCATCTGTTTGTTTTCCTCCAACTCTCACTTTCAGTGCCTGACAAGCACCTCTCCAGAAAAGAACTGGCTGAAACAGAACTATCTATTCAGATGCTACCCTGCACTGGAGCTATGGAGTTGCTGCTTGCTCTAGGGCTCTAGTCAAGTTTATTTATAGCCAGCCCACCTGGGAAGCAGCAGCATGTATTTTCTGGTGCAGCTGCATGCCCATTGTGCTGTGTCCTGAATTCTGTTTAAAAGGTGAAAAGGCTTCAGGATCTGTACCATGTACTTACTCTGGTACCAGACTACCAGTGTAACTAACTGTCACATGCAAACTGATCAGGCTTCGGTTCACTCTCCATGGTACTTTGGTCTCAGTTACAAATGATCTGAGGGTTATTAGTAAGGATTCGACTACGACTAACATTGCAATAAAATGGAAGGAACAATGAATAATGTACATAAAGTTTCACCAGATTCAATCATGATATTTACTGTAAGAGGGGAAAAGCCCTAAAGAACATTTACATGAGTTCAGGTTTTGTTTCATGTAGAGGTTTGAAGTTTCAGGAATTTCATATAACATCCACGCATCTACAATTTACAGACGTTGAACAAAGGCAGTGCACTAACCTAGTTCACtccaatgtcaacttttcttagCAATTCCCGcacaaaagaaagaaaaaaacctTTTCTTCGCAATTATTTTTTGTGCTCACAGCCACAAATTTTAGAATATTAGAGCAACTTTAGCACATGTGTCATACCCGCAGCCTCTAAACCCTTTTTGGAGTGTCCCATAATTTTTTTGGAGGCTGCAGAGCCTATCAGCAAACTCAGATTCATCCCTCCATAggtttttctctcatttatttgcATCAACTCAATAAATCTACTTCTAATTGGGGGTAATCGAATGCTGAATAAAATTGGATCAATGCTCAAACAGCATTGTAAATACGTAGCTCTTTATACTGCAGTAGAGTTTGCCGCTTTTTACATATATTTAGTACTGTAGCTAATGTCGATAAACAACATTTTCCTACACTATCGTACTAGACAGATGTATGGGCAATGTCTAGTTAAGTTAACTATATGGTGGCCTTCGGAGTCCTGGCGTCTAGTCGGAGTCCAATGACTCGTCTGCGGCCTAGCGGCCTCACGAGAGGCCTCCATGCACGGCTGCGTGAATGCATAGTGGAGCTCGAGCTCCTCGATCGTGCATGCCCATTATGCTAGCCTCGTGCCGATGGTTGGAGATGGTTTTCTGGCTGATGAATTGGTTCATATAGATTGTAAAGGATTGCCAAAAGTGATTATCGGAAGATTGGAGTCAAGCTCAGGGTGAGTCTCTTATATAGCCTTATGCCAAAATAGTTAAATGTTTATTTTCCCTGAAGATTACCTGTAACAGGATGCATTTCTCTCTCTAACTTTTTTGCTGTAGGACCTTGTTCCTTGTATTCTTGTGTCTTTTGACAAGGAGTTATTGTTTGGTGGGGGAAAGACCATGATGAAAGCATACAGGATAATGTGCACAAGGCATTCCCTTCGGTTCTTCAATTAGAGAGTGCAGCATTGAAGAATGACTGAATGAGAGTGTTGAACAGGAAGAAACATCAAGTGAGAGTGCACCAGGAGAGAATGAGCATGGTGGAAAAGAAGAAACATCAAGTGACTGGTCGTCTTCTGATGAGTGGTCCGATCTCCCGAGAGCTGATCTTGCGCTTCGACAAGGCCCAGGAGGACCGTGCACTCTCCCCACCCGAGGACTGGTTGCGGAAACAACTGAAGATCGCCTACCTTGGGCTGGCGTCCTTAGAGCGCACGATCGCGAGGCAACAGGCACGGATCGCCACCCTCAGGGACGGAGATGCTAACACGGCCTTCTTCCACCGCCAGTGTTCCTACCGCCGGCAGAAAAATCACATATTCAGCCTCACCGTGGATGGACACGTGATCACGGATCAAGAGGGGATGGCGCAGGCGGCCTTCGCACACTTTGACGAGCTGCTGGGCACAACCGGCGCGCGCGACCACTCGCTTGACTTGGCGCAGCTCATAGAGCCGAGCGACCTGACATGCCTGGACGCCCCGTTCACCCCCGACGAGATATGGGATGCGGTCAAACACCTCCCGGCACGCAAGGCGCCCGGACCCGACGGCTTTACTGCTGAATTTCTACGGGCCTGCTGGGGCATCGTCAGGCACGACTTCCTTGATGTCTTCCAGCAACTCTTCGAGCTGCGCGGTCGAGGCTTTAGCAAGCTTAACCAAGCTCTCTTGACCCTGCTCCCGAAGCGCGCCGACGCCTGCCAGCTTCGTGATTATCGCCCGATCTGCCTGATTCACCTTGTGGCGAAGATCTTCGCGAAAGTGGTCTCACTACGCCTAGCGCCCAGGCTGACGGACTTGGTTAGCCGGAACCAGAACGCTTTCATCCCGGGCCGGAGCCTCCAAGACAACTTCGTCCTCGTCAGGCAATCAATGAAGATGCTGCACCAACTTGGGGCCCCGAGAGTCATGATCAAACTCGACCTCACGCGAGCGTTCGATTCCCTATCCTGGCCCTTCCTCTTCGAAGTGCTGTGCCAGTACGGGTTTGGACCCAGATTCAGGGAATGGCTCGCAATTCTGCTCTCGACCTCGAGCACCCGGATCATGCTCAATGGCGAGCCAGGGCCGCCAATTTGGCACCGCTGCGGACTGCGCCAAGGTGACCCCGTGTTGCCGCAACTCTTCGTGCTCGCCGTGGACACCCTAGGGCGCCTTATCTGGTGCGCCCACGATTCAGGCATCCTGCAGCAGCTGCACCCGCGGCGTACAATACCGGCCACTCCCTATACGCCGATGACGTGATGATATTCTGCCACGCTACACCAGGCGACGTGGAGGCAGTCAAGGGCATCCTAACCCTGTTTGGAGAAGCCAGCGGCCTCCGGGTGAACTACACCAAGAGCTCAGCCACTATCCTACACGGCGACACCGACGCGGCAGCAACGATTGCTCAAGCGGGATGCGCGTTGGCCGAGCTTCCCATCACCTATCTTGGCATCCCACTTACGCTGTGACGCCCCTCTGCCACCCAGCTACAGCCCCTTGTCGATTCCGTGGCTGCTAGCCTCCCCGCATGGAAGGCATGGCTCATGAACAAGGCCGGAAGACTAGCACTGGTCAAATCGGTGCTCTCGGCCATCCCAGTCCACCAAATGCTTGCATTTGCCCCACCCAAGAAGACACTCAAGCAGCTGGAGAAGATACAGCGAGGCTTCCTATGGGCTGGACGCGCAACGGCCAACGGTGGACACTGCCATGTCAACTGGCGCCATGTGTGCCGACCGTTGGAGCACGGTGGCTTGGGGATTCGGGACCTGGAGCGCGCCGGCCTCGCGCTGAGGCTACGATGGCTATGGTACGCGCACACGGACGACGACCGCGCTTGGCAAGGGCTCAACCTCCAATTCTCTAGAGAGGAGCGCGCGCTATTCTTCGCCTCCACCACTATGGTCCTTGGGGACGGAGCGACGGCCCTATTCTGGGAAGATCGCTGGTTACATGGACAATCAGTTTGCGAATTCGCCCCTGCGCTACACCAATGCATCCCCAAGCGGTGACGCAAAGCAAGAACGGTGGCGGAGAGCCTAATGGGCAATGCTTGGGCCCGAGACATCCAAGGGGTACTTGGGATCCACGAGATTGGGCAATACCTGATGCTATGGCAGGCCGTGCAGCACGTCTCCTTCACGCACGAGCCTGACCGCTTGCGCTGGAGGTGGACGCCCAGCGGCACCTACACGGCACAATCTTGCTATGCCGCGACATTCCATGGATCCACGAGGTGCCCTTCTTGGAAACTGACATGGAAGAGTTGGGCACCGCCGCGTGTCCGGTTCTTCCACTGGCTTGCCAACCAAGACCGTTGCTGGACAGCGACACGCCTCGCGCGCCACGGCCTGCAACACCACCCAAGGTGCCTCCTATGCGATCAGGCACCAGAGACAATCCAGCACCTGCTCCTGGCCTGCCCATTCTCCAGGCAAATCTGGCACGCCATCCTGGACTGGACACACATACCTTCGCAGCCACCGAACAGCGAGCCGACACTCATGGACTGGTGGCAGAAAACGAAAAGGCAGACGCCCCACGGATTGCGCAAAGGCCTGCAGTCCATCACCATGCTCATCTCATGGATGATATGGAAGCACCGAAACGAATGTGTCTTTGAAAATGCGCGACCCTCGGTAGAAGTTTTAGTGGATAGGATTAAGGCCGAGGCCAAGTGCTGGGCACAAGCCGGGGCACAGGGGCTCAGGATTGTCCTGCACACATCCTGGGACGTCCACTGAAGGGGAATTTGACCCTTGTAGCACTAGCCTCCTAGGAGGACTGTAATCTCCCATCTTTTCAATGCAATGAAGCGCAAATCCTTTGCGTTTTCTCGAAAAAAGATCAATAACTCTGATGAAGTGCCAGATGATAAGTAGGACATTTCCAGGGTAGAATATCCTTAGATCAATCTGACATATCCAGAGGACACATATCACACGATTGACGAACTGCCACCAAGTGTTCACAAAATTGGCATGTACTAGTCACAACCAAAATCAGTAGCCCTGTTTCTGTCATTTGAAATTCTCCATGTCTAGTTTTTGGTGACTGTACAAGTTTGTTTATTTCCACAGGTTAGCTACAGTTGAGATTCAAATTAAGCAATTGTAGCTTGAGGATCCAACAGTTAGTACTCACCGAACCAGAGTGCCTTTCCTTATCTTATTATACTGACCGCTAGTAGAATGAAAAAGTGAAAATAATAATATTATACAAACGTCATTTGGCTTCCTAGAGCACCATGCAAATTCTAAAGAACATCGATTGAACAATGCTGTCTAATTTTTTCTTGCCTTTTGTTTTATCCACCACTGCCTATTGAATTGACTGCCCTTTGTAGAGTGGAGGATAGACTTCCAAGTTTGAAGCTTTGACAGGGCTGCATCGGTTGGAGGCGAGGGATCACAAGAGGCTGGCGCTTTAGCCTTTGCCTCACCAACAGTTACTGGTAAGCTACACAGGATCAAGCAATTCGGCCAAGGTACGATGTTAAAAGAAAACAAACTAGACTATAAGACAGTTTCTTGAGTAAAATTCTCAAAACCACACCGTCTTTCTCAAAACTATAAAAAATACTGCACTTCAAGAACGTATTTACAAACCATATTGCGAGCGACAAAAGTGAGGTCTGGAGAAATATTCTGTTACATAAGTGTGGTTGTGTGAAATGCACTTTTAGAGGTGTGGTTTCTTGATGCTTTGTGACAAAAGAAGTCTGTTTTTGTATTTTGAGAAACTTATTACTCCAGTCTATATCTATCTGCCTAAATTACAGTTTTCACCTTGGGTGGCCGCGGTGCGTCTCTGGCATATTTCCCGGATGAACCAGTCAAGGTGAGATATTAGAAGAAACTGAACCATCACTCCATGTTTCCAATGGATGGTTCAGCTCCCTCTAATCCTCGCTTTGAGCGGTGCATGCATGTTCCTAGCTGTAACCCAATCTGTTCCTTGTCACTACTCACTAGGCTGCAAACGCCAACGCCAGGCAATCAGTCAACTGAAGGTGAGATATTGGAGGAAAACAAGCTGATCGGTGACCATGATTAGTTAGCCATGATCTGTTTGTTTTCCTCCAACTCTCACTTTCAGTGACTGACAAGCACCTCTCCAGAAAAGAACTATCCATTCAGTCATTCAGATGCTACCCTGCACTGGAGCTGTGGAGTTGCTGCTTGCTCTAGGGCCCTGGTCAAGTTTATTTATAGCCAGCCCACCTGGGAAGAAGATAGTTGTAGCCTTCAGTGCTAGAATAGCAGCAGCATATTTTTCTGTTGCAGCTGCATGCCCATTATGCCGTGTCCTGAATTCTGTTTAAATGGTGAAAGGCTTCAGGACTTGTACCATGTACTGTGGTACTAGACTACCAGTGTAACTCACTGTCACATGCAAACTGATCAGGCTTCAGTTCACTCTCCATGGTACTTTGGTCTCAGTTATAAATGATCTGAGGGTTATTGGTAAGGATTCGACTACGACTAACATTACAATAAAATGGAAGGAATAATGAATAATGTACATAAAGTTTCACCAGATTCAATCATGATATTTACTGTAAGAGGGAAAAATCCTTAAAGAACATTTACTTGAGTCCAGGTTTTGTTTCATGTAGAGGTTTGAAGTTTCAGAAATTTGACACAACATCCACGCATCTACAATTTACAGACGTTGAACAAAACCAGTGCACTAACCTAGTTCActtcaatgtcaacttttcttagCAATTCCCGCgcaaaagaaagaaagaagaactTTTCTTCGCAATTATTTAGAATATTAGAGCAACTTTAGCACATGTGTCATACCCGCAGCCTCTAAACCCGTTTTGGAGTGTCCCATATTTTTTTGGAGGCTGCAGAGCCTATCAGCGAACTCAGATTCACCCCTCCATAggtttttctctcatttatttgcATCAACTCAATAAATCTACTTCTAATTGGGGGGCAATCAAACACTGAATAAAATTGGATCAATGCTCAAA from Triticum urartu cultivar G1812 chromosome 3, Tu2.1, whole genome shotgun sequence encodes:
- the LOC125542914 gene encoding CRS2-associated factor 1, mitochondrial, producing MLLPSLLRGAHLLRPCHPPRRHLSRLLDRYGFVPPASLTPTAKEISHGTGAAADQKRRTKKPPYRPPSSLDRGDRPASHSDLPFDFRFSYTESSPDAKPIGLREPKYSPFGPGRLDRPWTGLCAPAVDTTLRSVDAEDPAPAAEKDLEEARRRERERVLGEPLTPAERSFLVDKCQKNRTKRQINLGRDGLTHNMLNDIHNHWKHGEGVRVKCLGVPTVDMQNVCRELEDKTGGLIIHRHGGQLILYRGRHYHPKKRPVIPLMLWKPAEPIYPRLIKTTIEGLTVQETKEMRKKGLHAPVLTKLAKNGYYASLVSMVRDGFLADELVRIDCKGLPKSDYRKIGVKLRDLVPCVLVSFDKEQIIVWRGKDHDESIQDNMHKAFPSVLQLESAAGENEQEEASSESVAGENEHGEKEETSVDCSSDEWSEISSSDNVPDDK